The genome window caattgaagaatacaataggattgttagatagcccataaccctagaacgttttcattacattgatatcataaaaatctgctctttctctgttcaaagttcattatttatatttttttatttaattagtttagaataaaatatttttaggtttaattcttgtttagataattaggatagtctaatttagttaatagttaatcataagtcctcgtgggttcgacatccgacttttagtcactttattacttgacgaccgcgtatacttgcgtgagtgtgtttggtcgcaacaagtttttagCCTTCCTCTACGAGAAATGTTCATAAAATCATAGTGCCTTGTATTGGAGGATATGGTTTCTTTACCGAGGCGGaccaaaaatttaaagtttatatgAGTTCGAGATATTAGTCATTTTAGTTACCGTATTGTAAATTAACAATCTGTACATATTTAATAACTTTTTTAAAACAAATACATAATTTTGAACAAAATTATGACTTCGGTCGAACCCGTAAACTCTAGCTCTGCCATCTATGTGTTAGGACCGAAAAAATCAGGTGTCATGCGAAAATTAGTAAAGCAAACCTTGCacgacgataaatcagacaacaaaagagaaatataccaaaagagacacaaatattTAACGTAATTCGGCcaattgacctacgtccacgtgtagagatgagcaatccactataataaaagagagtacaaaatatcgagaaaaTAACCTCACAAAGAGGCAAACATAAGTGACagacacaaacatttaacgtggttcggccAATTGACCTACTACGTCCACGGGcagagatgagcaatccactataatAAAAGAGAGTAAAAAATATCGAGAAAATAAcctcacgaagaggcaaacacaagtgacacactaacacttgtcccATAAAGTTCTCCCCCTAAACACGACTCTCAAACCCTATATGGCTATATTGTGGATGCTACTGAATGAGAAGGATTTATCTTCAATTTATAAAGCTCCAAACAATTTTCTACAAGAAAAAGGATTAGCCAAATATGGAAGAATTATAATTTTCTTCTACAAAAAGGAAAACTCaattatgaaaaatatattatcctTTCATTCAAGAAATAGGAAAATAAAATACGGTAAGAAAATCAGAAAAACCCTACTACCATGAATCATGTTTACGTGCCATTTGGTTAACGCGTTTTTGATGAATAAGTTGTTTATGAAAGCTCCATTTGGTTtacgttttttttttttatggatAAGTTGTTTGTGAAAGCATTTGTATGCATCTTTGTATTTTGATGTGGGCCTAACAGAAACAGTCCAAATCATCTAAATGGTCCACAAACTCTCAGCCTGCCCAAATTTTTTTATCTCTctactttattttttctttttctatttacgGGTTGGGGTATACTCTCCAACTTTTGTTCGATAGTTAATATGCACATCCTAAAATTTGTAATCTTAGAGTATTAATATAATAATACTACttgtataggataaaatatgTTTATAATAAATAATCGCATGAGGAAGAGATACTTGGAGCCAGAGACAGAAGATAGTTGAATCTGAAGGCAACAATCCCGTCTGTTACCAGAGAaaatgatactcataaagatgaAGTAAATATCTGACACCCAGTAGCATTAAATGagaaatattctacagcattaagtgCACAGCCCGTTACAaagaatatggcattcactgtctgctgttacacattcttcaatggctctcataattgacattaaagaggggtttgatcctaggaccttgttccctaggtgtggctataaatagtgagttctgttatcattgtaaaggagaCGAATTTTTTGGCAAGCATACGCTACACTTTATTCAAAGCtcaatataattttatcttcttgtttattaatattattgttgttgtgcccggaagcgTTGCTCCCGGAATTGCTATTTCTGCTATTTTATCtccatttcaaggctaagtattacatTTTTGTCTAATCTatctattatttcaggatcaaattaatttacttatctataaaccacgtataaattctactgtaccgttttacggataaacactACTAATAATTTAGagttttcttttaaaaatattcattTCACGTTTATAAATTGTAACATAACATGCATAAAAGAAACGATAGCATATGTAACCCATTTGTGAAAATATGTTTGTTTTGTCtctatttatattttataattgAATTTAAATTCTAAGTAATAAtatgtaaaaaatatttacacaatcaaATTACTTAAGTATAAGGTAACTATAGATAAAACTCTAGAATAAATATTACTAGTAATTAATAACTCGATAACTCACTATCACATACTCTTTCTTTAATTAAGAATGAAAGATTTTTGAAACGTGTGATTTAAAACAAATCATAGATATTTACAAGactaaaaattaaaagtctcaTTACGAATAAAATGAGAAGTTTAagtaaaatttccaaattcaaaatATCTATTTATTGTTTTTGGGAACTAACTAGAAAGGAAGTATTGTTAATCGAAGGTGTAATAGATTACACTAATAGTCGAAAAAGAATAATCAGTATAACTTAAATTCCTTGAGAGCTGCTTTGTTGTTCATGAAATGAAATTTGATCCTCCTAAACATGGCTTTTCGTGAAAGATCCGCAAGATCTTGATATAAAACCAAAGAATCGTCAAAGACACTATTAAATAAGAAAATTCTAAATAATGCCATAATATCAGTAAGTCTACCCAACTCCCAACCGAATTATCAATTAAAAATATCAAAGTTTCAGAGTCTCAATAATTGATGGTACTAAAAAAACGTCCATCATGCATTATTTTTTCCCGAAATGTTCATCTTATGTAAAATGATGTTACACTATTTTGTCGTTTATTTTACTCTTCAAATTACTTGTTTCAATAATCCAATATAAAACCTCATTCTGATAATAAAATACTCCTATAATGCATGTACACTTGTCTACAAAAaccaaacaaaataaaataaatttaaaaaaaaggacAATGATATACTGATATATTATCAATTATCTTGCTCATTTCCTCCACCACAACCACCACTATACCTCAAAACTACACCTCTCCAATCCCTTTTCCGGCGATTCATCCCGTAGCTCCGACATGTCCCCTTTATTTGCAATTCTCTCTTTAATCATACTCATAGTAATACCAACTCTCATATATGCTTTTATCTATGCTCTAAAATGTCCACAAAATATTTTCCGACGAAGCAGCGGCGAAAATTCCGGCCCGGCAGCGTCGAAAACTGGAATTACTCAGCATATGGATATGGTTTTGAACGTAAATTACAAGAAAGAAACGTCGTCAGACGAATCGGGCAACGAGTGTCCGGTTTGTTTGACGGCGTTTGTGGAAGGAGAAGAAGTTAGACAGTTGAAGACATGTAAACATATGTACCATGTTGTTTGTATAGATAAGTGGTTATATTCTCATTCTAGTTGTCCTGTTTGCCGTGCTTCTATTCCCGTAAAACGCCCTAGACGGCCGCCGGTGATTATTGATGATGATTTCCGGCAAGGTTTGCCGGATGCTGCTTCCTTAGTTTGATTGCTATATAATTCTCttcgttttcttttttttttttataatttggaTTTTTGGATTGTGGGGATGGAGGTCATGCCAGTAGATTCGTTGTCAAGAGTCCCGTTCAAGGTGGAGCTACGCTGACGGACCGAATCTTTCGTCGAAAATTATACTTATATCATTTTATTTATGTTGAATCCCTTAATTTTTTCgtgtgtttatttttttatttttttgaatgttCTCAGTGAAAATCCTTATCCGCAGCTAGTTTCATTGATGACTGATACAAGTCAGTGATGGTAATTGTTGGTAAATTATTATTACTGTTAGTATAAGAACTTTGCAATTTATGATCAATATATACTAACTGTGTtggttttatatttttatttttgtgaacAGATACACAATTacacaaaataaaatattattttttttctgaTTTGTTGAAAATAGATTAAAGAAAAATGTTTCCACTAAAAATGTCACTACACTACTTACTGTTGTTCTGCAAACTAACATAGCTTACTGTCAATATCTTTATATTTAAGAAACTAATGGTAACCTGGCTAATGATCTTaaattcctatcaaatcaaaaGAACCCTTCTTGAAATTAAAATCAATAATAAGCACTTTCAGAACAAAGGGAAATTTTAGGCAATGATTGAGTGGCTCCAAATTAATTGAAGTGGGGTATTCAACAAGGCCTAATAAATCAAAGAGATAAACAAAGGTTGAGATCCATCATTGTGAAGTGACAATGTGCCAAATCTAAGTTGTTTTTAAGTGCGAAGGCTGTAATGTTTAGCAATGTCCAAATGCATTTTGAAGTTTGCTTCTTTCTATAGTCCACAAGCTTCAAAGAGCTAAACAAGGTGCATTGCATGTGTAATATTCGGGGGTCGTCGGGGTTCAAACCACGTTATTCCAGGATTATAATCGAGATTATaatcaagaaaaataatttcacttTCTACGTAAGATAGATAATCTCATAATTTTGATATAATTTTTTTTCCTGATTTTAACAAATATATCCATAATTAAATACTATATAAATTTAAGGGAAAAaggtcaaatatacccctctactttagtatattatttatatatacccTCTGTTATACTATTAGATCATATTTACCTTTACCGTTagccaaactttttaaaaataccctCCACCTAACGGAAAGCCaccaaattaataaaataattatttaaaaaaaaaatcattaaccCATAACCCGTTAAACCCATCATTTAAAAATACGTAACCTAAATTTCTGAAGCGTcttaacatattttatttatttagagaGAGACCGAGACTAATGGTGAAAGTAGGATTAGTAAGAACTTATATTTTTGGTTATTAGTTGTTCATGGTGGCATTAGGATGTCATGTTATCACTTTCGgttattttttttgtgtgtggtTATAATATGGCATCCCTTTGTCTAATGTTATGCACACTTGACAGTTGGTTTGTATGTTGGTAACAACTGatatatattttaataatacTTGTATTTGGTTAATACATTAAGTTAGTATACTTAGGTTGTTAAGTTGCTTTCCAACTTGTTTGTgtactttctttcattcttgatGCTTTCCAACTTGATATTAAATTGAATCTCCTctaattattttctaatttttgttcatTATAAGTTCAGTTGTTACTAAGAATTATGAGTATCATATCCCATAGTTTGGAATCTAACTTTGGTTCTTAAGGCGTGATTTGGCGATAATTACTTGCTGCCCAAATGCTTAAAGCAAAATAAAAAAATCATGGTGTGTGAATACTCATCAACAAAGGCTCACTATTGGAGGAAGAAATACTTCGGTAGTTTTCCTAAGACTTTAGAACTGTTAACCTAATAAGATGTTATAAACATTCAAGTCATGATGGAAAGAAAATCATAATGAATACTCGGTACAGTTCGACATCGTGGGAAAAAAGAGAGGatctaaaaggaaaaaaaaagaaattgaaaaaggtAGAATATAATAAACATACAATAAGGATATTAAAAGAATTGAGACTCAATACAAATGAATATATGATTGTCGATATTTTTATGTCTTTCACTTTTGAGTTCAACAAGTGACTACGAATGAGATGAATAATATGTGAGGAAGAAGTGCACTAAATGAAAGGAGTTTAACGGTTTATTAAtggattttaaaaaaatatgtatttttttGTGGCTTTCCGTTAGATGGggatatttttaaaaagtttaattAACGGTAAGAATAGATATATTCCAATAATATAACGGAGGATAAATATgaataatatattaaaataaagGGGTATATTTAACCCTTTATTCCAAAATTTTATACTTAGATAACCTCCTAATCCTTTAACCAAACCGCCTGTCAAGAGTTATTGAAAGAGTTCTAGTTTTGGCTCTTGAATTTCGCTTCTTTGGATAAACACAATTATAGAAATTTGGAATGATCTCCACGTGGTCTTGTCCCATTTGGACTATTTTCAAATCTTGTTTAATCCCAACACTTCTTAAGACACACCCGTATTGTTGTACTAAAGAAAAATCGTTAATCTGCGCCAAACTGATAATCCGAGTTAAATCGAAAAAAAAATTGATGTGatttggtattgaaaaataaaatttgactataattaatttgatttggttttaactaaaaaaagtcaaatcgaaaccaaatcaacccgatagtacatttatataatttttaaaaatattttatacatataaatatttattgtaatgtaatttataaatgtTTCTTAAAAATTTTCACAGTTTtctcttttaacgtattatttcaagtttagacttaacattcttgaatggtaaataaattttatagcccataaatatagtaactcaaacaaagttcaaatcaatactaatactaacaaaagaaatttaattcaatactaggaatgacgatagtgttggataattattttagttttacattggtttataatgaaaatgcataacttaatttatttttttctttagtgcttagttatgtaactaatattagtacttattagctatacttattttagcatgacctatatattatttttagattatgttaatttttattatggtctattaattagcaatatttattttatctttgttattgaattttttagtataatgctatgacttatctcatattattgtggtagtttcttgaaaaacacattatatagttgtattttactaggacttaagaaatactTGGAGCATaaattacatattttatgctatgacgACTTTACCagaaaaaaaatccgaaaacccgaTAAAACCaagattgaaaaacccgactttgttggtttggtttggtttataaatttaaaaacccgacaccattaatttagtttgataattgaaaatttcgaaccaacccgacctatataCACCCCTAATGACCCGATTAATGAATCCTAAATTTGACTTCCCATTGTTTTGAAAAACGCTTTTGTCACACTTATAATGAAAGCTATTTTTGTCTTTCACTCTTATATAGGTTATTTTTCAGCTTTTAACACTAGTACTAGTCTTTGGTCAATTACTAAACCCTTTTAAATCAAGGCTAAAATCACCAAAAGTTGTAACATTACTATTGCTAGACGAGTGATCTTGTCCAAATCGATCAGTAACTCATCGTGATATATAGAACCGAGTCCATAGTTCAAAACAAATATAAATGGCAAGCTCCTTCAGAAGTGAAAAGAGAGAAAGAACGCCATAACAACACAAAAGACTATATAAGGGGACAAtctatttacccttaaaatgagtaacaattgaatttatacacgATTAAAGAATCagtgatttaatttaacacgaatgaactatgaataataaataattaaattaaaagaaatcagAGCGATCAAACCAAATGTAATAGATGAATAAGTCTAGCTTTGCAATGGACGTTAGGAAATCGATTCTGATTTAGCCCTCATAACGAGCTCAGTTGCAACTCAATAAGCAAATAATTGAAGAACACTTTGAACTGTAGCTAAAGAACAAAAATTAACTTTATAACTCTAATAATAGTTCTCCCCTATTATCATGTCTAACCGTCttgtaacgatctgaccggtcgttttaagtgtaTTAGCcacgatcccctatttactgcttttccgtatctgtttttgcttatgtgacttgccgggaggtctagtttttggtttcggagtgttttgggacacttagtccctaaaacggaagcttaagtcttaggattttgaccgtagacggaattgtatgaagacgactccggaatggagtttcgtcggttccgttagctccgttgggtaattttggacttaggaacgtgtccgaactgtgaatctaaggtctgtagctaatttaggcttgaaatgacgaaagccgaattttggaaagtttgatcgggggtatttcggatgcttaacggtttgaatatggacttaggcaaatggctgaagttttctgatatctggtggtttcgcacctgcggtggggagaccgcaggtgcgtactCGCACGTGAGGGTGAAGGAGCGTAGAAGCGGGAGTTGAGGAGATGTCCAAGGGATCGCGGGTACGAGGACATTTCCACATGTGCTTGCCCGCACATGCGGAGAGTGAGATGGAGGGGAAGATCGCAGGAGCGGACCTTTGTCCGTAGGTGCGACCACTTGCTCACAGATACGGACCCAATCCCTTaggtcatttccgcacctgcgagggaaattccgcaagtgcggcatcgcaggtgcgacggtAGGTCCACAGATACGGAAGAACTGGGCAGAAAAacaggatttcgagggtttgattcccatttcgattttgggactttgagagctcggtgtgaggcgatttttcgaggtttcttcaagaagattgttggggcaagtaattctaactcggattggactatatttcatgaatctattattatttttcatcatctaattaggaatttgagttgtaaatttgggggaaaatggtagaaacttcataggctaaaatttcgagttttggaaggtgatttgaggttggattcgagtaattcttgtatggttggactcgtgagtggatgggtgttcacattttgtgacttttgtcggatatCGAGACGTGGACTCAGGgtcggtttgagcctatttcagaTTTTGACTTATGAAttcatgtttttcttgtggaattgattctttaggCCTATATTAAtgatatcgtactgcttgtggctagattcggggtgtttggagattgattcgaggggcaaaggcattgcggagtaggatttttgcgcggtttgaggtaagtaacagttttaaatctggtcctgagggtatgaaatctcgAATTTTAGTATGaagtgattattttggaggagacgcacatgctaggtgacgggtgtgtgggcgtgcaccgcggGGATTGGgatttggtccgtcccgtgagactgtaaagtagAATAGCtcattgttaattacatgttccctctGTCTACTAGAAATTTGATTATCATTCATATTAGaagccatgcttaggccatatgttatcattgttgggacccgcaacaGTCGAGTACTTATTGATAAACTGCTATTTACTGTCTTGAACTCAGTCACAGTGCTACTTGCGAGTCATATCTCCGTTTCCTTTTGTTTTCTTGTTGACACATTTTTATTAACTCTTttggctgatttgtatgatttctgaaaGACCTAGAGggatggagaggttagtgactgagataggacctgagtgtcgagctgtgagctatgtgagagtatatggatcgggttgcacgcagcaacgagccttatggctatttatggattgtggatcgggttgcatgccgcaacgagccttatagcTACTTATATAATTAggtcgggttacacgccgcaacgatatagcgcttgggctgaaaggagctcctctggagtctgtacacccctagtgagcgcaggtacctattgagtgtgagtactgagggctgagagccgagtgatttgaGCTGTTATGACgaattgagtgactgttgccctgtgAGGCTGCACTTgtcttttcatttgttgatgcacttagttgctatctgtcattgttgtaaaaattctga of Nicotiana tomentosiformis chromosome 7, ASM39032v3, whole genome shotgun sequence contains these proteins:
- the LOC138896214 gene encoding RING-H2 finger protein ATL33; amino-acid sequence: MSPLFAILSLIILIVIPTLIYAFIYALKCPQNIFRRSSGENSGPAASKTGITQHMDMVLNVNYKKETSSDESGNECPVCLTAFVEGEEVRQLKTCKHMYHVVCIDKWLYSHSSCPVCRASIPVKRPRRPPVIIDDDFRQGLPDAASLV